One stretch of Rosistilla oblonga DNA includes these proteins:
- the hisF gene encoding imidazole glycerol phosphate synthase subunit HisF yields the protein MMLAKRVIPCLDVSLGRVVKGTNFVNLRDAGDPVEVAARYEREGADELVFLDITASHEERDIIIDVVQRTAEQIFMPLTVGGGIRSLEDIRALLSAGADKVSINSAACKDPELVRAAADRFGSQCIVVNIDPKRVVVDGETKFEVFINGGRKPTGLQAVAWAQEVQRLGAGEIVLTSMDADGTCDGYDLEITAAVSNAVSIPVVASGGAGKPEHLADAIEIGRADAALAASIFHFGQFTIEETKRVMADRGIPVRLGSGVCR from the coding sequence ATCATGCTCGCAAAACGTGTTATCCCCTGTCTGGACGTCAGTTTAGGTCGCGTCGTCAAAGGGACGAATTTTGTCAACCTTCGCGACGCCGGCGATCCGGTCGAAGTCGCGGCGCGTTACGAACGCGAAGGGGCCGACGAATTGGTCTTCCTGGACATCACCGCCAGCCACGAAGAGCGGGACATCATCATCGATGTCGTGCAACGCACGGCCGAACAGATCTTCATGCCTTTGACCGTCGGCGGCGGAATTCGCAGCCTCGAAGACATCCGCGCGCTGTTGAGCGCCGGTGCCGACAAGGTCTCGATCAATTCAGCCGCCTGCAAGGATCCCGAATTGGTCCGCGCGGCAGCCGATCGATTTGGCAGCCAATGCATCGTCGTGAACATCGATCCCAAGCGGGTCGTCGTCGATGGAGAGACAAAATTCGAAGTCTTCATCAACGGCGGCCGCAAACCGACAGGGCTGCAAGCTGTCGCCTGGGCTCAAGAAGTTCAGCGGCTTGGCGCCGGCGAGATCGTACTGACTAGCATGGACGCCGACGGAACCTGCGACGGATACGACTTGGAAATCACCGCAGCGGTCAGCAACGCGGTTTCGATCCCGGTGGTTGCTAGCGGCGGGGCGGGGAAACCGGAGCACTTGGCCGACGCAATCGAAATCGGCCGCGCCGATGCAGCCCTTGCGGCCAGCATCTTCCACTTCGGACAGTTTACAATTGAAGAGACCAAACGCGTGATGGCGGACCGTGGAATTCCTGTTCGACTGGGATCGGGTGTCTGCCGATAA
- a CDS encoding type IV pilus twitching motility protein PilT: MMARLKSSLLQEKKELPVDKIFRALVKLEGSDLHLKVGQPPMVRVGGELKPLNRGPIDTEEMVDLLLPMMDQRNLMIFEEEGGADFSYQCEVDGVRWRFRINMLKSLGNMGLVARRISNFIPDFRGLFLPESIEKLCHYEQGMVLLAGVTGSGKSTTIGSMLNYINSIYRKHILTLEDPIEFIFTEDKSLINQREIGQDVLDFSIGMKHAVREDPDIILVGELRDEETFMTAIHAAETGHLVFGTIHAASASTCIGRILDLFPESLHGAIRSAIAFNMKGIVAQKLLRSIKPGVSRVPTCEVMTFTPMITKLILEGHDSKLPDAIRIGAEDGMQDFTMSLKQLIDDELIDRPTAFAVAPNKDALKMALKGIDVKAPGII, encoded by the coding sequence ATGATGGCTCGGTTGAAATCGAGCCTGTTGCAAGAGAAAAAAGAGCTGCCGGTCGACAAGATCTTCCGCGCCTTGGTCAAGCTGGAAGGCTCCGATCTTCACTTGAAAGTCGGCCAACCACCGATGGTCCGCGTCGGTGGCGAACTGAAGCCGCTGAATCGTGGCCCGATCGACACCGAAGAGATGGTCGATCTGTTGCTGCCGATGATGGATCAACGCAATCTGATGATCTTCGAAGAGGAGGGCGGGGCCGACTTTTCGTATCAATGCGAAGTCGATGGCGTTCGCTGGCGTTTCCGTATCAACATGCTCAAATCGCTCGGCAACATGGGCCTTGTCGCGCGACGTATCAGCAATTTCATCCCCGACTTTCGTGGGCTCTTCCTCCCCGAATCGATCGAAAAATTGTGCCACTACGAACAGGGCATGGTGCTGTTGGCGGGAGTCACCGGTTCGGGAAAAAGTACGACAATCGGTTCGATGCTGAACTACATCAACAGCATCTATCGCAAGCACATCCTGACGCTCGAAGACCCGATCGAGTTTATCTTCACCGAGGATAAGAGCCTGATCAACCAGCGGGAGATCGGCCAGGACGTCCTCGATTTTAGCATCGGTATGAAACACGCGGTGCGTGAAGATCCCGACATCATCCTGGTCGGCGAGCTTCGCGACGAAGAGACCTTTATGACGGCGATCCACGCCGCCGAGACCGGTCACTTGGTCTTCGGAACGATTCACGCGGCGAGTGCGTCGACCTGCATCGGTCGTATTCTCGACCTCTTCCCCGAATCGTTGCACGGCGCGATCCGTTCGGCGATCGCCTTTAATATGAAGGGGATCGTCGCCCAGAAATTGCTCCGCAGCATCAAACCGGGCGTCTCCCGCGTGCCGACTTGCGAAGTCATGACCTTCACGCCGATGATCACCAAATTGATCCTCGAAGGGCACGACAGCAAGCTGCCCGATGCGATTCGGATCGGTGCCGAGGACGGCATGCAGGACTTTACGATGAGTCTGAAGCAGTTGATCGACGACGAATTGATCGACCGCCCAACCGCCTTCGCCGTCGCTCCCAACAAAGACGCCCTCAAGATGGCGCTCAAGGGAATCGACGTCAAAGCCCCCGGCATCATCTGA
- a CDS encoding N-acetylglucosamine-6-phosphate deacetylase — protein sequence MSDSESLPKFFDLQVNGFFGADFNDASLSESQLAAAVTRLQQDNVSGILATVITDSNEAMLARVRRIVELRKLLPAAAAMIPGLHIEGPFISPVTGYIGAHPAAHARQCEQGFMEELLAAGEGLIRLVTIAPEQDPGGKLTRWLVDQNVVVAAGHCDPSVEQLATTIDQGLSMFTHLGNGCPQLMHRHDNIIQRVLSMSDRLVVCMIADGFHVPLVALQNYIRCIPPENLVFTTDCIAAAGLGAGVYTLAGQQIRVEAGMPPTSADGSHFVGSSAQMPDMYRRLRDELGISQKQLEYSMFELPRRATGCA from the coding sequence ATGAGCGACAGCGAATCGCTACCGAAGTTCTTCGACCTGCAGGTCAACGGTTTTTTTGGTGCCGACTTCAACGACGCATCGCTCTCCGAATCGCAGCTAGCTGCCGCCGTAACGCGGCTGCAGCAGGACAACGTTTCGGGGATCTTGGCGACGGTGATCACCGATTCCAACGAAGCGATGTTGGCTCGCGTGCGGCGAATCGTCGAACTGCGGAAGCTGTTGCCAGCGGCGGCGGCGATGATTCCGGGGCTGCACATCGAAGGCCCGTTCATCAGTCCGGTCACCGGGTATATCGGTGCTCACCCGGCGGCTCACGCCCGGCAGTGCGAACAAGGCTTCATGGAAGAGTTGTTGGCGGCTGGCGAAGGTCTGATCCGGTTGGTCACGATTGCACCGGAACAAGATCCCGGCGGCAAGCTGACGCGCTGGTTGGTCGATCAAAACGTGGTCGTGGCCGCAGGGCATTGCGATCCGAGTGTGGAGCAATTGGCCACGACGATCGATCAGGGCTTGAGCATGTTCACGCATCTTGGCAACGGTTGCCCGCAACTGATGCATCGGCACGACAACATCATCCAACGCGTGCTGTCGATGTCCGATCGGTTGGTCGTTTGCATGATCGCCGACGGGTTTCATGTTCCGTTGGTGGCGCTGCAGAACTACATCCGCTGCATCCCGCCAGAGAATCTCGTCTTCACGACCGACTGCATCGCAGCAGCCGGTTTGGGAGCGGGAGTCTATACGCTGGCCGGGCAACAGATCCGCGTCGAAGCGGGGATGCCACCAACCTCCGCCGACGGATCGCACTTCGTCGGTTCGTCAGCTCAGATGCCCGACATGTATCGCCGGCTGCGCGATGAGTTGGGGATCAGCCAGAAGCAGTTGGAGTATTCGATGTTCGAACTGCCCCGCCGAGCGACGGGCTGTGCATAG
- a CDS encoding glucosamine-6-phosphate deaminase gives MDLVIAANSDLMGREAAQIAAVDLVAAIKNSGQARLLVATGASQFTVLEHLIQHDEIDWSVVDGFHLDEYEGISPDHPASFCKYLKERFVDRVGLRSFRFLRGDQDIEATVSEAAAAVSAAPIDVAMVGIGENAHLAFNDPPADFETNDPYLIVDLDEACRLQQVGEGWFDSLESVPKRAISMSVNQILKSKRIVCSVPDERKAKAVQGSFEGEICPKTPASILQRHPQTTLLVDEPAASLLSAESKEKARKVQS, from the coding sequence ATGGACCTCGTTATTGCAGCTAATTCTGACTTGATGGGGCGCGAAGCCGCCCAGATCGCCGCTGTGGATCTTGTCGCCGCAATTAAAAATTCGGGCCAAGCGAGACTTTTGGTCGCCACCGGCGCCTCGCAGTTCACCGTTCTGGAGCACTTGATCCAGCACGATGAGATCGATTGGTCGGTCGTCGATGGCTTCCATTTGGACGAATACGAAGGGATCTCGCCCGATCACCCCGCATCGTTCTGCAAATATTTGAAAGAGCGATTTGTCGACCGCGTCGGCCTTCGCAGCTTCCGTTTCCTGCGTGGCGATCAAGACATCGAAGCGACTGTCAGCGAAGCCGCAGCGGCGGTATCGGCGGCACCGATCGATGTCGCGATGGTTGGCATCGGCGAAAACGCTCACTTGGCGTTCAACGATCCGCCCGCCGATTTCGAAACCAACGATCCCTATCTGATCGTCGATCTCGATGAAGCTTGCCGGTTGCAACAGGTTGGCGAAGGCTGGTTCGATTCGCTCGAATCGGTTCCTAAGCGAGCGATCAGCATGTCGGTCAACCAGATCTTGAAGTCGAAGCGGATCGTTTGCAGCGTTCCCGATGAACGGAAGGCCAAGGCGGTTCAGGGATCGTTCGAAGGCGAAATCTGCCCCAAGACTCCTGCATCGATCTTGCAGCGTCATCCGCAAACGACGCTGTTGGTCGACGAACCAGCCGCTTCGCTGCTGTCGGCTGAATCGAAGGAGAAAGCGCGAAAGGTTCAGTCATGA
- a CDS encoding response regulator, with protein MTHRFVQPCPTCGRKLEIGIELLGRAVACQHCLAEFTAADPTSTQSILDDDSALLARVDQALQRADNLLTTNNNADANLTAN; from the coding sequence ATGACTCATCGTTTTGTTCAGCCGTGTCCCACTTGCGGTCGCAAGTTGGAGATCGGTATCGAGCTGCTCGGCCGGGCTGTCGCCTGCCAACACTGCCTCGCGGAATTCACCGCCGCCGATCCCACCAGCACACAGTCGATTTTGGATGACGACAGTGCTCTGCTGGCACGTGTGGATCAAGCGCTCCAACGCGCCGATAACCTACTGACCACAAACAACAACGCGGATGCTAATCTTACCGCGAACTAG
- the upp gene encoding uracil phosphoribosyltransferase has product MGRLNQLSHPLVAHHLATMRAETTSPAEFRATVSRLAMLLGVYATEDLPMAATTVRTPLADCPSQTLAVRVGLVPILRAGLGLVEPLHQLIPDAEVWHLGMYRNEETAEPVSYYDKLPSRDAVDVALVLDPMLATGGSIRSAVERLIRWGVPDIRVLSVIAARPGLERVQAEFPNVSIFVCAVDPSLNDQQFIVPGLGDAGDRIFNTVD; this is encoded by the coding sequence ATGGGGCGTTTGAATCAGTTGAGCCATCCTCTTGTGGCTCATCATTTGGCCACAATGCGGGCCGAAACGACGAGTCCTGCCGAATTCCGAGCGACGGTCAGTCGGCTTGCAATGTTGTTGGGAGTCTACGCTACCGAGGATCTGCCGATGGCGGCCACGACGGTCAGGACTCCGTTGGCCGATTGCCCTTCGCAAACGCTAGCCGTTCGCGTGGGGCTGGTTCCAATCTTGCGAGCCGGATTGGGATTGGTCGAACCGCTGCACCAATTGATTCCCGATGCGGAGGTTTGGCATTTGGGGATGTATCGCAACGAGGAGACGGCCGAGCCGGTCTCGTATTACGACAAACTGCCCAGCCGCGACGCGGTCGATGTGGCGCTAGTGTTGGACCCGATGTTGGCGACTGGCGGATCGATCCGCAGCGCCGTCGAGCGGCTGATCCGCTGGGGCGTCCCCGATATTCGCGTCTTGAGCGTGATCGCGGCCCGCCCGGGGCTGGAACGCGTGCAGGCGGAATTCCCCAACGTCTCGATCTTCGTCTGCGCCGTCGACCCATCGCTGAACGACCAGCAGTTTATCGTCCCTGGCTTGGGAGACGCCGGCGACCGGATTTTTAATACGGTCGATTGA
- the zwf gene encoding glucose-6-phosphate dehydrogenase, with protein MPSTIVIFGASGDLTSRKLIPALFRLFQKKRLPEGTRIVGVSRSDFSDEQWRNQLGETTEKFLPASFTAEDWKQFCQHVYYRPGDITKADDFVALGKHLDELEGAACDRVYYLSTSPRLYESAITLMGQAGLADESAGSRRVIIEKPFGTDLASAEALNQSIHKSFHENQIYRIDHYLGKETVQNLFALRFANTIFEPLWNRNYIDHVQITVAEEVVIGRRGGYYDTSGILRDMFQNHLLQLMMITAMEAPARYDANLVRDEKVKVLHSVRPMSGSDFACNTLRGQYQGYLQEDGVPAGSQTATFAALKLYIDNWRWKGVPFYLRSGKAMSCRTTQIVIQFRSPPHLLFPSGKMRTPEANQLVIQVQPAEGLQMYFQSKVPDTEMKTRTSHFDFRFQDAGPDGMPDAYQRLLMDAVNGDASLFARSDEVELAWSIIDPIINAWGSAAAPDLHVYEPGLWGPTESSEWMQGQKRSWFDVCPVL; from the coding sequence ATGCCCAGTACGATCGTAATCTTTGGTGCCTCGGGCGACTTGACGAGTCGCAAATTGATTCCCGCGTTATTTCGCTTGTTCCAAAAGAAACGACTGCCCGAGGGGACTCGAATCGTCGGCGTTTCGCGGAGCGATTTCAGCGACGAACAATGGCGCAACCAGCTCGGCGAAACGACTGAAAAATTCTTGCCCGCCAGCTTTACTGCCGAGGATTGGAAGCAGTTCTGCCAGCATGTTTATTATCGCCCGGGCGATATCACCAAAGCCGATGATTTTGTCGCATTGGGCAAGCACCTTGACGAGTTGGAAGGTGCGGCGTGCGACCGCGTTTATTATCTGTCCACCTCGCCGCGGCTGTATGAATCGGCGATCACGCTGATGGGACAAGCTGGCTTGGCCGACGAGAGCGCAGGCAGTCGCCGGGTGATCATCGAGAAGCCGTTTGGGACCGATCTGGCATCGGCCGAAGCGCTGAACCAATCGATTCACAAATCGTTCCACGAAAACCAAATCTATCGCATCGATCACTATCTGGGCAAAGAGACCGTTCAGAATCTGTTTGCATTGCGTTTTGCGAACACGATCTTTGAACCACTTTGGAACCGCAACTACATCGACCACGTGCAGATCACCGTGGCTGAAGAGGTGGTGATTGGCCGTCGCGGGGGATACTACGATACGTCGGGCATTTTGCGCGACATGTTTCAGAATCACTTGCTGCAGTTGATGATGATCACCGCGATGGAGGCACCGGCGCGGTACGACGCCAATCTGGTCCGCGATGAAAAGGTCAAGGTGCTGCACAGCGTGCGACCGATGTCGGGAAGCGATTTCGCCTGTAATACGCTTCGAGGACAGTATCAGGGCTACCTGCAAGAGGATGGCGTTCCGGCGGGCAGCCAAACGGCGACCTTCGCCGCTTTGAAGCTTTACATCGACAACTGGCGTTGGAAGGGCGTGCCGTTTTATCTGCGCAGCGGCAAAGCGATGTCCTGTCGCACGACGCAGATCGTGATCCAATTTCGTTCGCCTCCCCATTTGCTGTTCCCATCGGGGAAGATGCGGACGCCCGAAGCGAATCAATTGGTGATCCAGGTCCAACCGGCCGAAGGACTGCAGATGTACTTCCAGTCCAAGGTACCCGACACCGAGATGAAGACCCGCACCAGCCACTTCGATTTCCGCTTCCAGGACGCTGGTCCCGACGGAATGCCCGACGCCTACCAACGTCTGCTGATGGATGCTGTTAACGGCGATGCGAGCCTGTTTGCACGCAGCGACGAGGTTGAATTGGCGTGGAGCATCATCGATCCGATCATCAATGCGTGGGGCAGCGCCGCCGCTCCCGACCTACACGTCTACGAACCCGGACTGTGGGGCCCGACGGAATCGTCCGAATGGATGCAGGGTCAAAAACGCAGCTGGTTTGACGTCTGCCCGGTACTCTAA
- a CDS encoding peptidylprolyl isomerase, whose translation MIHRRVRLLSLLLACLCGLTATGQSQPETDAIAWIGDDPVLASEIDLLVHRRGLAATDLNANPTLRSAIANVLVRRHLALAALRDQSGKGGAAIIDDAIQAWQQQVLASGKTLEEFAALLQSDVAALQAEVAWLSLWNDYLRVRLNDANLQRFFETRSSLYDGTQVDVSQIFLSDPAQLEALEKIADRIRGDEISFADAAAEHSQAGSADAGGRIGWIGADGDLPAVVAEAALMAESETLLPVVRSGLGLHLVYVHEKRNGDRSFADLTDHRRLRRDAADFLFEHLVDRGQTLHDVRWQEGQSERPLGR comes from the coding sequence ATGATCCATCGCCGCGTTCGATTGTTGTCGTTGCTACTGGCTTGTCTGTGCGGGCTGACCGCGACGGGACAAAGCCAACCGGAGACCGATGCGATCGCCTGGATCGGCGACGATCCGGTGTTGGCTAGCGAGATCGATCTGCTGGTTCATCGCCGTGGTTTGGCGGCCACCGATCTGAATGCCAATCCCACGCTCCGCTCGGCGATCGCCAACGTTTTGGTCCGGCGGCATCTGGCCCTTGCGGCGCTGCGGGATCAGTCGGGCAAAGGGGGAGCGGCGATCATCGACGATGCGATCCAAGCGTGGCAGCAGCAGGTGCTGGCGAGTGGCAAGACGCTGGAAGAATTTGCAGCTCTGCTGCAGAGCGATGTCGCAGCGCTGCAGGCCGAGGTCGCTTGGTTGAGTCTATGGAACGATTACCTGCGCGTTCGCTTGAACGATGCGAATCTGCAGCGGTTCTTCGAGACGCGGTCCTCGCTTTACGATGGGACGCAGGTCGACGTCTCGCAGATCTTCCTGAGCGATCCGGCACAGCTGGAGGCTTTGGAAAAGATCGCCGATCGGATTCGTGGCGACGAGATCTCGTTTGCCGATGCGGCAGCCGAGCACTCGCAAGCCGGTAGCGCCGACGCTGGAGGACGGATCGGTTGGATTGGGGCCGATGGCGACCTGCCAGCTGTTGTTGCCGAAGCGGCGCTGATGGCGGAGTCCGAGACGTTGCTGCCGGTTGTTCGATCGGGGCTTGGGCTGCACCTGGTTTACGTCCACGAAAAGCGGAACGGAGACCGGAGCTTTGCCGATTTGACCGACCATCGGCGGCTGCGTCGCGACGCGGCTGATTTCTTGTTCGAGCATCTGGTGGATCGCGGGCAGACGTTGCACGACGTCCGTTGGCAAGAGGGCCAATCGGAACGACCTCTAGGGCGCTGA
- a CDS encoding DUF1570 domain-containing protein, which translates to MSAPHRTIWIFAGLAFVTAFAEPKLRAADRDPMVAMSLGGEFVQGMSLLWTPDRAVVLQRDGRLFDFDPADASQLTIDTGRFDAASSAELRSQLYREFGSTHQVTSTSNYLVVHPTRGTHWPQLLEDLHRSFLQHCRTRNLPLRKARFPMVAIVFPDRSSFLRYAQSDRGRPLGANVLGYYSQNSNRVALYDHGASAGGVSSTIRHEAAHQSAFNWGIHSRVAKQPHWIIEGFGTMFEAAGIHDPANHPSLQDRVNREMLASLRQRFPDSQSLAAAIEELVQDDQRFASDAESAYAVAWAMTFYLADRRPDVLRQLVTHYSSRLPFITYPAVERRSDFERAIGISIPMLASQIQQFLSDVR; encoded by the coding sequence ATGTCAGCTCCCCATCGCACCATTTGGATCTTTGCAGGGCTCGCCTTTGTCACAGCGTTTGCCGAGCCCAAGCTGCGCGCGGCCGATCGCGACCCGATGGTAGCGATGAGCCTGGGGGGAGAATTCGTGCAGGGGATGTCATTGTTGTGGACACCGGACAGAGCGGTCGTGTTGCAACGCGACGGGCGACTGTTCGATTTTGATCCGGCCGATGCATCGCAACTGACGATCGACACGGGACGCTTCGACGCAGCCAGTTCGGCTGAACTGCGCAGCCAGCTGTATCGCGAGTTCGGCAGCACGCACCAAGTCACATCGACGTCGAACTATCTTGTCGTCCACCCGACACGCGGGACACACTGGCCGCAGTTGCTGGAGGATCTGCACCGATCGTTCTTGCAGCACTGCCGCACGCGAAATCTACCGCTTCGCAAGGCGAGGTTCCCAATGGTTGCGATCGTCTTCCCCGACCGATCGAGCTTTCTTCGCTATGCCCAATCGGATCGCGGCCGGCCGCTGGGAGCCAACGTTTTGGGATACTATTCGCAAAACAGCAACCGCGTGGCGCTGTACGATCACGGCGCGTCGGCGGGAGGCGTTTCGTCGACGATCCGCCACGAAGCGGCGCATCAATCCGCCTTCAACTGGGGTATCCATTCGCGCGTCGCAAAGCAACCGCACTGGATCATCGAGGGCTTTGGAACGATGTTCGAAGCCGCGGGGATCCACGATCCAGCGAATCACCCAAGCTTACAAGATCGCGTCAACCGAGAGATGTTGGCCAGCCTGCGTCAGCGTTTTCCCGACTCGCAATCGCTGGCCGCCGCAATCGAGGAATTGGTCCAAGACGATCAGCGTTTCGCGTCCGATGCCGAATCGGCATACGCTGTCGCATGGGCGATGACCTTTTATCTGGCCGATCGTCGCCCCGATGTGCTGCGACAACTGGTAACGCACTACAGCTCGCGGCTTCCCTTTATCACCTACCCGGCGGTCGAGCGCCGGAGCGATTTCGAGCGAGCGATTGGCATCTCGATACCAATGCTCGCTTCGCAGATTCAACAGTTTTTAAGCGACGTCCGCTAA
- the ettA gene encoding energy-dependent translational throttle protein EttA gives MGKHHIYQVEDLTKKHGQKVVLENIWLAFYPGAKIGVLGPNGAGKSTLLKIMAGQDTEFEGVARLASGYTAGYLSQEPHLDPTKTVAENVAVAVAERQAVLDRYTEIGTLLGEIEDPDQMQKLCDEMADLQDKIDAGNLWELERQVEMSMQVMNLPPGDADVTKLSGGERRRVAMCQLLIRQPDLLLLDEPTNHLDAESVQWLEEHLAKYPGTVVAVTHDRYFLDNVAQWILEIDRGKGFPFEGNYTAWLQAKEKRMEGESRKQQARQRTLARELEWIRMSPKARQSKSKARIAAYDKMVAEEFQERPDELEIQIPPGKHLGELVIEAKNINKAFGDKVLMKDLSFNLPAGGIVGVIGPNGVGKTTLFRMLTGQDTPDSGEFRVGPTVDLGYVDQSRDSLNDDATVYQEISGGHDTIDLGGRVVNSRSYVTRFNFKGPDQEKKVGRLSGGERNRVHLAKLLRRGVNVLMLDEPTNDLDVDTLRALEEAIQNFAGCVVVTSHDRWFLDRLATHILAFEGDGYAHWCEGNFETYEAQRKERFGESDDGRKTRYKSIHA, from the coding sequence ATGGGAAAACACCACATCTACCAAGTCGAAGACTTAACCAAAAAGCACGGCCAAAAGGTTGTCTTGGAGAACATTTGGCTGGCGTTCTACCCCGGTGCCAAGATCGGCGTTTTGGGCCCCAACGGTGCGGGCAAAAGTACGCTGCTGAAGATCATGGCCGGCCAGGATACCGAATTCGAAGGTGTCGCGCGGCTCGCGTCGGGCTACACCGCCGGGTATCTGTCGCAAGAACCTCATCTGGATCCGACCAAAACCGTCGCTGAAAATGTGGCCGTTGCGGTTGCGGAACGCCAGGCTGTCTTGGATCGCTACACCGAGATCGGCACGCTGTTGGGCGAGATCGAAGATCCCGACCAGATGCAGAAGTTGTGCGACGAGATGGCCGACTTGCAGGACAAGATCGACGCCGGCAACCTGTGGGAACTCGAACGCCAAGTCGAGATGTCGATGCAGGTGATGAATCTGCCGCCGGGCGACGCCGACGTGACCAAGCTGTCCGGTGGTGAACGCCGCCGCGTCGCGATGTGCCAGCTGTTGATCCGCCAACCCGATCTGCTGCTATTGGACGAACCGACCAACCACTTGGACGCCGAATCGGTGCAGTGGTTGGAGGAACATCTTGCCAAATATCCCGGCACCGTCGTCGCGGTCACTCACGATCGCTACTTCTTGGACAACGTCGCTCAGTGGATTCTGGAAATCGATCGCGGCAAGGGCTTCCCATTCGAAGGCAACTACACAGCTTGGTTGCAGGCGAAAGAAAAGCGAATGGAAGGCGAAAGCCGCAAGCAACAGGCGCGGCAACGCACCTTGGCTCGCGAGCTGGAATGGATTCGGATGAGTCCCAAGGCACGGCAGTCGAAGAGCAAAGCGCGTATCGCGGCTTACGACAAGATGGTTGCCGAGGAGTTCCAGGAACGTCCCGACGAATTGGAAATCCAGATCCCGCCTGGAAAGCACTTGGGCGAACTGGTGATCGAAGCGAAGAACATCAACAAGGCCTTCGGCGACAAGGTGTTGATGAAGGACCTTTCGTTCAACCTGCCCGCCGGTGGTATCGTTGGCGTGATCGGGCCCAACGGTGTCGGCAAGACGACGTTGTTCCGAATGTTGACAGGTCAGGACACGCCCGACAGCGGCGAGTTCCGCGTCGGCCCGACGGTCGATCTCGGCTACGTCGACCAGAGTCGCGATTCGTTGAACGACGACGCGACGGTCTATCAAGAGATCAGCGGCGGGCACGACACGATCGACCTGGGCGGTCGCGTGGTGAATTCGCGCAGCTATGTCACGCGGTTCAATTTCAAAGGCCCCGACCAAGAGAAGAAGGTTGGCAGGTTGTCCGGTGGTGAACGCAACCGCGTTCACTTGGCCAAACTGCTGCGTCGCGGCGTGAATGTATTGATGTTGGACGAACCGACAAACGATCTGGATGTCGATACGTTGCGTGCTTTGGAAGAAGCGATCCAGAACTTTGCGGGCTGTGTCGTCGTGACGTCGCACGATCGTTGGTTCTTGGATCGACTGGCGACGCACATTCTGGCGTTCGAAGGCGACGGATACGCGCACTGGTGCGAAGGGAACTTCGAAACCTATGAAGCGCAACGCAAGGAGCGATTTGGCGAATCCGACGACGGTCGCAAGACTCGCTACAAGAGCATCCACGCTTAG
- a CDS encoding polyhydroxyalkanoic acid system family protein, with protein sequence MPKVNSQVANTLGKEKAKEKLDYMAERMERDYGDKVKNMQRVWDEDTLTISFEAMGFKIKSLLSVGEDVVDVESQLPLAAMPFKGMVQTRMVDTLQKMLS encoded by the coding sequence ATGCCGAAAGTGAACTCCCAAGTTGCCAACACCCTGGGCAAAGAAAAAGCCAAGGAGAAGTTGGACTACATGGCCGAACGCATGGAACGCGATTACGGCGACAAGGTGAAGAACATGCAGCGGGTCTGGGACGAAGATACGTTGACGATCTCGTTCGAAGCGATGGGCTTCAAGATCAAATCGCTGCTGTCGGTCGGCGAAGACGTTGTCGATGTCGAAAGCCAACTGCCTTTGGCGGCGATGCCGTTCAAGGGGATGGTGCAGACACGGATGGTCGACACGTTGCAAAAGATGCTCAGCTAG
- a CDS encoding isochorismatase family protein — translation MDPTFRSSRLIDRARSGLLVVDLQTKLLPGIEQSEQIVANTDRLCRAAELLNVPQTASVQYPQGLGPLEARLAERFPTPDEKLDFSAAGCASIAQLAETHNLTQWIVVGIETHICVLQTTLDLLARQLDVFVVADAVGARGDRDHRIGLDRMQAEGATLVTTESVLFEWCQTAADPKFKQISAIVREG, via the coding sequence ATGGATCCAACCTTTCGAAGCAGCCGCTTGATCGACCGTGCGCGAAGCGGATTGCTGGTCGTCGACCTGCAGACCAAGCTGCTGCCGGGGATCGAGCAGAGCGAGCAAATCGTCGCCAACACCGATCGGCTGTGCCGAGCGGCGGAATTGTTGAACGTTCCGCAAACCGCTTCGGTTCAATATCCGCAGGGGCTTGGCCCGTTGGAAGCTCGCCTGGCCGAGCGGTTCCCGACGCCCGACGAGAAGCTCGATTTCAGCGCGGCTGGCTGCGCCTCGATTGCCCAGCTTGCCGAAACGCACAATTTGACTCAATGGATCGTTGTCGGAATCGAGACCCATATCTGTGTTTTGCAAACCACGTTAGATTTGTTGGCACGGCAATTGGATGTCTTCGTCGTTGCCGATGCCGTTGGGGCCCGCGGCGATCGCGATCATCGGATCGGACTGGATCGGATGCAAGCCGAAGGGGCGACGCTGGTGACGACCGAAAGCGTCTTGTTCGAGTGGTGTCAGACCGCCGCCGATCCCAAGTTCAAACAGATCAGTGCCATCGTTCGCGAGGGCTAG